Within the Eleginops maclovinus isolate JMC-PN-2008 ecotype Puerto Natales chromosome 5, JC_Emac_rtc_rv5, whole genome shotgun sequence genome, the region AGCACATTGATAAGCAGGTCCATATGCAAGTGGCGGGAGGCGATGATACCGCAGATAGAGATGGCGACAGTTGTACCAAAGATTGCGATACCTGAAGAGAGGGGAAAGATGTTTTATCAAATCATTTGAGTATTAACAAACAAATGTCAACTGTTCACAGACTTTCTAGTTTGCCCAGGAGGATTGATTGAACTGACCTTGCACAAAACCCAGCGCACCAAACACGGTCAGCTTCAGGTCTGTATCTGTCTGGGTGCCGTTAACAATCGGGTCATCAGCCCACATGCTCAGCCAGTAGTTGTAGGCCAGTGAGGCGCCTTGTTGAAAAGCATACAGGAAGACGATGGGGATGATGATAACCAAGCCGATTGTCTTGAAGTACTTCTTGTACATCGCCAACCTCACCTGTTATAGAACAGCACAAAATGAACCAGTCAATCTCAAGGAATTAGATCATTTTGTTTGGTAATGTATTTTGGGAAAATAATGCCCAATTTCATATCATAAGTGGTGAAGTCAAAAGCACTTTTCAGACTTACCCTTCCAGTGTTGGCCTTATCAGCTTTAGTAAGCTTGCCCAAGTCCTCTGGTACTTGTTCTTCGTCTGTTTCAGACACAGGCTCCATGTTCTGCAGGTTGGTATTTGTGGTGTCACCCCTGGAGAACACAAAGAGGCCACAGGTCAGTTTTGTGAATAAGTTGCTTACAAGGGCCAAACAGCTACATATGATTTCCAATTGTTAACGTACCCAATAAGCTGCTCCTGTGACAGATCTCTGGAGAATGGCATAAAGTCGACCATGCTGAGACGAGCATTAGACCTCCTGGAACCAGCTACAAAAAAGGGACagttttttaaggtttttattgtgattattcatttttgaatgatCTTTACGGAAAATTAGCCAAGGATTTCATTGTTGTCAGTCAACAAGATACGGAAGAACTTTGGGCTAAAAAAAATGGGATGGTGTAACATGGGCCAAACAACAATGGTTTACATCTTAGAGTGCACACTTGAGCACGTTAATGCACTATTGGCTTTGGTGGAGGTCTGGTCGCTCTTAAAGTGAGTCTCTAGTTTGACATATTTTAATCACCTCTCTGTATGGTGCTCTCTTTTCGCTCCGTGTTGGCGAATGTGTGAATGAAGTCGGCGAAGGCGCCATGGCGGCTGAGGAGCTCCTGGTAGGAGCCGCTCTCTGTGATTTCGCCATCTACCAGAACAAGGATGAGGTCAGCCTGCGGCAGGAAGTTCATCCCATGGGTCACTAGGATGCGGGTCTGTACAGCAAGCCACACAAGTCCAAAAAATATCATGTAAGTACAACCCAATATCAAATTAAGgctttcttcaaaataaaagtgtcagcaAAGTAGTGATTTACATATTATGATAACAGTAGCGCATTCCGCATTCTTGTAAGTGGTTTAAGGATTGTAAAACCATGTTCTGGCTCTTTGCAGCTGAGCTGCATTTggtttttattacattaattACCTTGTCCCTAAGGACTCCCTTTGGTCCAACGACTTTGTCAAATATGTGTTGCCCCACATGTGCATCAACAGCAGACAGAGGATCATCCATGAGGTATACATCCGCCTTTCTGTAGACGGCCCGGGCAAGGCTCACTCTCTGCCTCTGCCCACCAGAGAGGTTCAAACCCTGCATAGACAGAATCACTCAAAAGCTTAGATATACTCAGAGGATTTGGAGAcaagaaagaaatacatacactttacatttctccctttttgtACCTTTTCTCCAATTTCTGTAGCATCTCCAGCAGGTAGGATGTCCAGGTCGGGCAGCAGTGCGCAGGCCTCCAACACTCGGTGGTACCACGTCTTCATTTTTTCACGGCCAAATATGATGTTGTCTTGGACTGTGGCATTCTGGATCCAGGCCTGTTGGGGCACATACGCCACGGAGCCCTGTGAAGACAGATGTCCAAACAGAGTcagtatttattaaatgatgAAACCCACAACTAAAAATAGAACTTGCTCTTGAAAAACAATCTCAGCACCTTAACACTGACATGACCGctccttttctctgtttcacCAAGCATGGCAGACAACAAGGAGGACTTTCCACTGCCCACATGTCCAACCACAGCAACGAGGGAACCTCGTGGCACATGGATACTGATCCTGTCAACAAAGAAAGGAAGTGTCCTGTAcgtctctctttgtttttcttgtaaattAACTATTCTCTTTGTGTAATTCATACCTTTTAAGACATGGAGGGCCCTCTGCAGACCAACTAAAAGTGCCGTTTTCTATCACCACGTCTTCACCATCTAAACAAAAAAGAAGggttgaacaaaaacaacaaaccctgCAATAAACACTGAAGACAGGACAGGTCCTTTCAACCTGAGCCACAAACtaactttcaaaacaaaattcCCCCTTGAAGTTACTTGTCAGATTACAGCCTGGGCGTAATTACAAGTGAATTTGCTTAATCATTCAAATTACAGAGCTGTTGCTTTTTCAAGAGCTGTCTTAAGAAGTGTTgacaggttacagacagaggattgcagtattttccttttttattcctctATGAATCATATGTCTGATTTACATTCAACCGCTAAATGGGAACATCCTATAATTACCCTGTCTCCCCGTCAGCCGGGGACCCAGGAAGTGACAGCGCATATGATCCATACAAGGCTGTGGTACTCCAAAGATATAAACAACTAAATCCTGTGGTCTTATTATATTGATTATGACAGTGTAGAAATAAAGGCAGTTTGGAGGAACAAATTGGTGAAATTAAACATTGCAGAAGACTAGTTTATTCATTTAGTGTTAAGGATTGTACATCGGTGCGGTTCTTACCAGAGGTCGATGGCGCTTTTGAGACGTTTTCCACTTTCAGTTCCTCAGAGCACAGGTACTTTCCCAGACGTCTCAGTGAAACCATAGCCTGAAACGGAGTCAGCAGTTTGTTAACTCTATCATATCAAACCCATAAAATATATACCTCATCAGGCACCATTGATGGAGAGACGCATCTGAGCGAAATCACCAGTTATAAATTGAAACGTCACATACCTGCATCGTCGTGCTGATAGCGAATGGAAGCTGGCTGAGAGGGGTCTTCAGGATGTTGATCAGCGCCATTGAGACAAAAACTTTCTGTGCATCCAGCACATTCCTGTCATCGAGCGTCACATACACTCCAAACATGGAAAAGGCAATCTTTTGGGAGAAAAAGAGGCTAAATGTTAACTTCTACATGTACAACTTGTGTGGTCTCTAGAGACAATCCTGATAAAGATGCAGATCTTGATAAGGATTTTAATTTCTGACACAGGTCACatacatttaatgcattttttgttgcattttgctGTCATGCTAGCAGCAGTGCTCATAAAGTCCAATACGTTTTTCTTAACTGGTTTCATAACggattcatttttttgtcccttcaaatgcaaaacaattttGAATCTAGAGGTAGGTCTTTATATATCTCtgattttttgaaaaaaaatctttgaaGCTCTACACTGACTGCACTTAACAATGTCAGTTTGAGGTCTGTTCTTAGATGTTTTATTGGTAGCTCCTTGGATTTGTGCTCTTACCAGGAAAGAAGAGGAGTTAAAGGATGCAATGGAGATGGAATAAAGGATCTGAGATTTCTTCAGGGCTTGGAGCTCCTTTTCTCTGTGGCCCAAAACCTTCTCCAGGAATGCCTTCTCCCAGGCGTAGAACTTCAAGATCTTTATTCCATTCAGGATCTCATTCATCAGTCTAATGCGTCCGTCCATGAACTTCATCTGGATCTCCTGTTGAGCAGACACAAAGGTTtttactataaaaaaaatatacaaccCAAAGCTGAAACTGCAGCACAGCAGGAAGAAAATTACCAGACCAAAGCAAGCATGCATTTGTGAACATGGGTTTGTCTGCGCTTTTTACAGCTGTAGTAGTTTTCCTGAACATCTTAGAgcttttttaattcagtaggAATTTATTGCTTGTTACTTTTTAGTGATTTTTACGACAAGGAAACAACAAAGGGCCAGGAATGCGGTCACTGCATTCAGGACTCAGTTCGATTAAATTGGCATCCAAATTTACAGAACCCTCTGTTGTTTTtccaaagaaatgaaaaaatatgttttcctacTGCCCACCCTttcctttcattgtttttcaaactTGTTATACGGGTCAGACATCAAAAGGACAAGAGAGAATGTACCATCCAGGCCAAACACCCACGCGGCTCTTCAGCCACTATCTAAACCAGCTGTGGCATCCCTGACCCAACACGCCAGATGTCGGGGCTACTGAAGCTAAAGTGTAAAATATTCCTGCAACTGCTTTTACCTGGAGCTTGCTTCTTTTCTTTGCTATGAACCCGTTGAGTGGAAAGATGAGAATGACAGTGGCGATTCCTGCCAAAGCCGATGGGCCGAGatgctgacaaaaaaaagaatggaaagaTGTCAAAGCCcatttttaagataaaataCAGTTCTGCACGAATGAGCGTCATTGTGAAACATTTCGACATACCTGCCAAAGGAAGAAGAGACAAAGAGCAATCTCAATGGGAGCCAGCCAGACAGCGTTGAAGTAAACCACAAAGTCCATGAGCTTCTGAGTGTCTGCCGAGACCAGATTCACAATCTCGCCCACGGTGCAAGTCCTCCTGGCTGCGCTGTTTATCACCAAAGACTGGATTGTcaacaaaagacacaaacacattttaaccttcAGTTGTCCAATATATATTCACACCTTCGAAAAGGCCACAGAGCATCATTCATCTTGGGTAAAAACGGCTGTTTTTTACTGTCTGGAATGAGagactgcttttgttgttgattttttaGGCGTAATTTATGTGGTGCTTAGAGGTTAGCGGCTACTACTACCGCAGATTAACCCACCTTCCTGTAAACCAAGCCCATCACAGCGGTCTTCACCCTCATTCCCACTGTGAAGCAAGTGTACATGTACTGATGGCTGAAGAGGGACTGGAGGCAGGACAACAGGAACATTAGAGTGGCGTAGAAGTAGCCTTTCCACAGCGGAGCATCTTCGTCTCTCATGAAATCCAGAAGAAGACTGTGGAGTAAGAAATTATGAGGATGATTACACACTTTCAGATTTGATGTAAGGCTACACAACCCTTTTTCTATGTACGATTTTCCCTAGAAAGTAGTGAATGAAACCAATCAAGCACACAACCCTgtcaacatgcttttttttactgtgttttttcattcaatgtggtGTTAAATGACTTTCATTGTCTGGTTTAAACCAGAGGCTGCTGGCCGACTGTTCCACACAAAGTAGCTTGGGTTGCACAACAGTGCTCAGCCTGCGGTTGGCTGCCCTCACACTTGGCCAGCGGCTCACTTATTGTGGTCTGACAGCATTTCTGCCATTTagagcctcctcttcctctctgactgTTGTCCCAACTACCTTTCCTGCTCACAGCTCCATGACCGTAATTAACACTTCCACTGATGCTGTGCTGtgcatcaacaacaacattccAGTTTGGCTAGTGGGATGGTGTGGCGGGTGGCGGGTCAGCCATGACCTGCTTTTTCATTGCATCCAGCTTCTGTTGTCGTGTGGTTGTCTGAATCGCAAATCATTGAAAAATAGGACGATGAAGGTGATATCTGAGGTGTTAACCAGGGAGTTTTTTACACTGATATATTTTTACTCTGCAGTCCATCCAGGTAATTTGAGTTTGAGCTGAGGTTAAGAAATATGGCTGCAGCATCAGTTAATACAGTGCACGCAATGCCATTTGGTCTGTGGGACTCACTTATAAAGTTATATTTGAAAAACTCAATAACAacatcctttaaaaataaaatgacatggtTACTTTAAACTCAAACTGTTTTAtgagtagttttttttaaaactacttgTTATCAAAATACAACTGcctgatttatattttcaggCGGAAGGAGCAAACTATAAAATGTTGGGATTTTATACAAACTTGTTGTTTTGGATGCTGTGTGCACCACAAACCAAATACCCTTGAGCTGTTGGGTATCGGATGAGAGCAACATTGAGACATTGTTTCACTCTTACCTGAGCACCTGGGGAATGGCGAACATGAACGCATCATGGAATATGATGCACAGGGTGCCGTTCAGAAAGTATGGGCCGAACTTGCGTGCCAGCGTCCTGAGAAGGAAGAAACCAGAGCTCTGCTCCTTCTGCAGCTTCCGAAGAAGCTGAGCCTGGTCCGGAAGTCTGCTCCCCAGTGCCACACCCGAAGCTAAGGCTCTTTCCTGCctgccagagagagagaaagctcGTTACAGACAACACATCTGTGTCAGAGATGCCCAGAATTATGCTGGCGCCTTTCAAGCTTTTACTGTAAAAGAGACTGTAAAAACAACCTGTTGTTAATCATACCATCACTGACAGTCTCAAGAATTCACCAGCAGTAAAAAGAATTATTCACCGAAATAATTATTGTACTTAACAAGGGATCTTCAAAGCGCAGGATCCTGTTAACAAGCTTTGACACATGGCTCTTGCCCTGACATTATGCTGCTGTCCTCAAGGGACTCCTTTAGACCTATTTTTGGCCCAAAATGCCTCTGTTGATGAGATGTCCCGAATGTCAATTTACCGCAATCATGACAAGGCACGCTTTGCTCGGGTCATTAATTCAGCCAGCACCATGCTGACTGTTGACCACATTGCAATAAAATGGAATGGATTCTTTGGCTGTTATGCTGAAACAATAGAGAGACAACTGAGAAACACTTTATGTTGGAACACATGCCTAGGGAAAAATAACCATATGAGCCTGAGGAAACAGTAAAGAAGATTGTTCTGGAGCTGCCCGTTTCTTCATGCTACAACTACTAAGTAATTAACAGATTAAGCAACGTAATCGTATCGTAACGTAACATAAGTGtattttcctggttttaaagcCTGCATAATAATATATGCATGGTATTTTCCGAATTGACTAAAGAGTTCCagctgttttatgtttattaccAAAATTCCCGTAAAACAGTCTCATCTATACTTTCGTGTTTTGTGCTAATTAGAAAATGCTTATTCCAGTAAGCATGCTTATTCCAGCTTTGTCATTGTGAGCCATGACTGCTCGAAAATAACTGTTTAAAGTGTTGCAGACAGAATCCTGTTCATTTTAATGAAGGTTACTTAGTggtgcatgaagccaaaaaAGTAAGACTTCCTAGGATAAAAATACCCAGAGCCAACGGTGATATTTTCTATCCATAAAAGTACAATACCAAATGACCAGGTTACCCTTTAATTGACCTGAAATTCATAAACAGGCTTTCTCACTTTTGAAGTTCGGCACATTCATCCGTCCAGTTCTCTTCCACCTCAGAGATGATCTTGCGCGATGTGTCTTCCTCCCTCAGCGTCCACAGGTCCTCTGCTGCCAGCGGGGAGCGATATCCTTTCACAACAAGCCTGGAGAAGATGATTCATGCACATGATCgtcaacaaaacacacatattattGTAAACAAGAACAAACTGTCACTATAGTGAGTCAGCCGAAGCTGAAAAAATGAAAGGGTTCGAAGAACCATCTTACCCAGTGAACCACCAGAAGAGAATCTTTGATAGGAAAGAGGCATCTTGCACGGGACAGGGATTCTGCAACAGATTAAAGACCAGACTGTTGTTTTCGCAATAAATTTCCCACCACTTTGAGGCTTTCAAGACGTACACAGTCAGTTGATGGTTCAATGATGCACTTGTGAGGAGTGTGCTAAAGAAGGCTAATGTGTGTAAACAGCAGTGGATAGAATGGTGGTCTATTGTGGGGTGGGCAGAGGCCATGAACTCCcacaaaacagaataaatagaTTTCAGTGTTAGCACATGGTGAAAATGACGTCCTTAGGTCTAGCATAGACATAGCGGAAATCTGTCATCATGCTCAAATTGTCCAActagtggacacacacacacgcacacacacacacacacacacacacacacacacacacacacacacacacacacacacacacacacacacacacacacacacacacacacacacacacagaacgtTTGTTCTCTCACGCATTCTTTATGACATCGCTTTCcaccctgcctccccctcaCCAGGGTGTTTGCTCTCTTCATTACCAATGCGCTCACTTGCTTTTGcacttcctctcttcctgtgaGTAACTAATCAGAGCTTGgttttggagaggaggaggaggaggtgaaggaagaagaagaggacacacCAAGGATCGACCAATGGGTGTGTCCACCACGCAAGACTGCGGCTTCTGCACCCTCACTACCGGCCAAGAGTTTCTTAGGGACTTTTCCGGCTATTTTGATTGTTACTCACCGGGGGAAATATTATACCCCATGTCCATTTGATTGATTAGAAGTCTAATTTTCATTCACCTGTCAACTGTCCTGAATCCACTTGGTATTCTATGTTAGACAAAGTGTCATAAGGCCAGTGTTTGATGGCCTAGTGAGATCCGTATTAGGCAATGCCTTTGCTGTTGTGTGGTCACAGACTCTAGGCAGCAGTTTTGATGACCCAACGCTGGAGTTAGTGAGTCTCCCTGATGGTATgctgaacaacaacacacacacacacacacacacacacacacacacacacacacacacacacacacacacacacacacacacacacacacacacacacacacacacacacacatattcacactaCCCTCATAAGAAGCCAAAGCAGTGAAGTGGGAGTGGAAGTAGGCGGGAGGGGAATCTCATCATTTCCTCCAAAAGGTAAAAATGTCTTGACAACAAAAGTTGAAAACCACAAGATAGCTGTTCAGGCCTTTCCCTGGGTATAGGATTGGAGTGGACTTTTTATGACGGAAGTGGGAAACACTCTCCTATGCTTACcttttgaaatgtgatttttccCTCTGGAGGCTGGTCTGCAAAACAGCACAGGAAGAGCTGGGCCAGTTGGATTGTGAAATAGGAGAAAAAGGCGAGGTATCGTACGATGTCCGACGCAATGCCCTGTGAAATAGGAAAGCACAGATTAAAGAGGCTGCTGCAGGGCTGCAAGTGCTTCAGCCAGAGTTCCTTGAGTTTATTGTTCTCCAGCTGTAAGAGTTTCTCTATGCTTATTTTAAGCTAGAGGTCACAAATTAATTGGCTTTGTGGCTGTGCTCATGccacagaaaaataacatttatgttAAATCAAGATATATGGACTTcaaaagcatcaaaatgtatGCCTTTCAACACAACCTAACAAATCAAAGGACATCCTGTGGTTTACAGCGTCATTTATCTCTGCTGTGGTTTTGTATGCAGTTTCACAACAACACGAAAAGTCATTACATGACTTTCCCCATGCTTACACATTGTATAGCAGAGAATATGGTTTGAacaccaaaaacacatacacaataaagaGTATTTTCGACCTTTACGCTAAATCAAGAGTGAAACCCAAAGTCTTTAATGTGCACTTTATATAAATGAAGCGATAGTTAAAGCTGCCCTTCAGTCACGCTAAGAGCCTGTATCTGTAAATAGGGAGATTGTGGTTTTACAAACCATCACCCTTACATTCAATCAAGAGAGCAGCTGCAATATTAACCACTTGCATGTTATTCTTGACATACAGAAACTGTGGGGTTTGGCAGAGACATTGTTTACTACTTGGAAGGCCATTGCCACAGCCTGTCTGTTGCGCTGCAGAGTGGGTAAGCATTAAAGTCAGAGCCATggtaaacagaaaaataactttttcaGAAGAAAAGTGTGGAGCTATATCCAGAAAGGAGATACGACGGGCCAAATGGGTCCGGCCACACAGTGAAAAACAGGGTCAGGATGCGGAGTGGGAGGGCAAAAATGTAGGTCAAGTGAAAAAGAATGGCCAAAGGTCCACAAACATGAACTGATGACAAACTTTCTTCATAAATATAGTGAAAATGTTATACTATATGTAACTTTGTGCGGACACAGTAGAGAGAGAACTCTGCTGCACACTTCTGTTCCTGTGACATCTATCTAAGAAAATAATATCTATTTTTAATTATCTAagacaaaaaagtatttcagcATCCAtagttaaacattttacaagatATCCTTCCATATCATTAAATCGTCAAAGGAAATTTTAagcaaaatgtcagaaaaatggaaatgctAGTTAGGCCTTCTAGTTTGCCAGTAAACCAAATACCCTCCAAGAAGTTAAAGTTGCATACCAGTCGCACTTGCCATCTAAACGCTTTACGAGGGTGAAAGCTcaattgtttaaataaagtctaaataaaactgaaaccaGTAGCCAAGAGACAGGAAATAAGGGAAAGAGCAAGCCACGCTTTTTACAAAGATAACATAACCCTTGTAGTGCGCAGAAACACGAACTGTTGTTTCCACTCTTAATGTATTGTACAAACACAATATAACGAGACATTATGTTAAAGAAGAGTCAGGTTAGCGGCTTCCTTTGTTTTAAGTCCTTGTGCTAAGTTAGGCTAGTTAGCTTATTTAGCTAGTGGTTGCTAGCCTTTTGTCAATAAACTTATTGTTTATAGTTGGTTTTACTAACTCCAGCCCACATTTGATTGTAGTTTCTGTAAAAATGACTCTGGAGCATACTTTTTAATTTCAGTAAAATTCCCTTCTATGACCAAGCAAAATGTGATGGAGGTATTAATCTTTAGAGTAGATGAACAAAACAAATTTGCATATGAACTTGGTTGATCAAGACAAATGACGTTGGAGGATCTTGGGTGTCTTGTGTTCATCCTATGTGCACGTGTGTGGTtgaatgaaattaaaacatctgtgtctaaattttaaatgaaatcgcattatgtgtgtatgcataaaTTTCCATCTGGCTGTGTTTACAGCAGTGTAGGCCCATAAACACAGCGCTGACGTTCCTCTGGTCTGACCCTGGGCTGCCATGTCTCACCAGCATTTATCCCAGAGCCTTCATTACTCACCCCCAAGCAGTGTGGGAATGTCACACTGGGGACGATAAAACAGAAATAtggatgtgagtgtgttttttatagaaATGCAAATGCGCCTGCCCCACGAATGCTTAAATAGAAACTTACCCCATATAGGCTACAACAATGATTGCAGTGTCTGACACGAGACACGGGAAGAAAAGatacttaaacacacacaggcttgaCCAGAATTGGCAATGTCATCCTCCAACACTTGCTTAACTTTGGGTTACCTTGGTTGAAATTTGGGATGAGACAAACTCTTTGCTGACACGGTATATCTCAAGCTGTGCTGCTGGAGTCTTGTGTCTAGACTACGGGTGGGAGTAGACCTGATTAGATATGCCTGCATGGTGTTTGGACACTGCAAGTTCACTAAGTTCAAACCTGACAAGCACATTGAATTGCTCCACATTTTCAACTTCTTGATGCTTGCAATTTACATCGACGGTATTACTATTAAAGATATGGTGTAGTGGTACTATTCCATATTAATTGATAGGCTAAACCAAACACATACCTCATCCATAGCCAGTTGGATCTTCGCCCTGAGAGGCACCAGGGAACAGACAACAGCCAATACCCAGAACAGGAAGAGGAATACAGAGGAGCGGCAACCTCTGATTCTTTCCAACTGGATGATGCATAAGGCCAAGATCtagagagggacagagacagaaagagtaATTGTTTGAATTCACATGAGTGGATCTGACAACAAACAAGAGGAAACAACTTAATCCCCGAGACAGAAAGTGCTCAGATTTGTGCTGCTACGTTCAAGCAAAGCCTGAAGCAACTTCACATGGACAAGAAAATGGAAAATTTGAAACTATGATTTGCCTTTTTGGATGTACATGCCAGTGAGTTATATTTTGAAGTTACTATCTGGTCTCAATTTCAAACCAAatgatgttgttattgtgaaAAAACTTTCTTTAAGAATGACATTCAGCCCTATTTAATTCAGTTAGAGTAAATAAAATCCTTTCTCTGCTGTATTAACTGTGGGTATCAGTGCCAATGTTTCCATCACAGCAGAGGGTGTAATGAGATTGATTCTGATCTAATGCAGCCAATGGTGGTTTTGAGAAAGAACATGAGTCTCTGGGATTTCCCTGGCCGCAAGCGCAGCTGTGATCTGAATACCGCttataaaaaaatgacacatgTATGGTATGCCGCATACCCTGCACACACCGCTTTATGTTATTATATACTCTCCTTTAAAAAAGTTCTCAATgctgtgatgtttttctcaaaGGTGGGCCTGATTCAGTGTTCAGATACGGCTGGCTGCCTGTCCTCAGGACTCATGCATCTGCTTTGAACCAGCAATTGGTTCCTCTCTGTACAGTTTGCCAAGTGAGACGTCACTTTGCCATGCCAGCTCATCACCAAATTGGTGAAAGCTGGTTTAGGTTTTTTAATGACTACCACATTGGTTACTTTGGTATGAGCCACAGTACTGTTATAAACTATAGCTGACTGGTATTTCTGTAAGTTTTTCTCGACAACAACCTTATACACTTCATGTGGGAGATTTGTATAGATTTCTGTGTGGTGGCCAAGAGGTTGAACATCTTTATGTGCTTAagtggaaacaaacaaacaacataaagGGTTCTCATTTACTTGCTGTGGTGACTCAGTgattttttcattcttttgttcattcattttctcTACACATTCTATTGAAGGATGAGTACAGATAGACAGGTACTTACAATCATACCTATGGGGAATTTAGAGTCTCCAGTCAACCTGACTGGACGTTGGAGCCAAAAGGCACACAGGGACAACGTGCCAACTCAAAGTCATGTGAAAGTCCAAGAAATTGAAGTGCTTTTGGTGTGGCAAAACCTTCCAAATTGCACATGGTCAATCTGATTCCCATTTAAACCAACCTACACCACTTGATGTTCCAATTGTACATTGATTGAAGTGTTGATCAACCTAACTCGCCCATGGGGCTGCATGCTGTATCAGTCAGCAGCATAAAGCCCATGGTAAGAACTTTATGTTCTCAATTGCTGGTACTTAAAGTGCTAAACTGATGTGGCTGAGGCTGCATCAGCCCCATCCAACCTTAACATTAGTGGGGAATTGTAAAGCTGACCTTGGGTCAGCATTAGAGGGGAAGGACCCTCCTATTCCTAGCCTTCCGCTGTGACTTGCCATACTGCTGCAAACCATCAGCCCATCTGTTTGTAGAAGTCAGTGGGTGGAACTAAGTCCATCACCGAGCCCAAATCAAAAACCCTACCTTATAATTACACAGGAAGTGTGCAGCGCTTTGGTAAGGAATTGGAATTTACGTCATGGTATTGCTGATTATAGTCAATGTCATGTGTGTGCTTTTCATCAATAGTGACCACGACTCGTTCGTGGGCTGAAAACTGTTCCTATACATTAAGTTGAGTTGAAGGGTACAAAACAAGTTGGTCGGAGAAACAAGAGCACAGTGTTCTAGTCCTGTACCCAAGGAGCGGGTGGTGGTGGGCAGCTACAATCGGCGACAAGAAAATTATATCCTTTAATAAAGATAGCTCTGGCAAGTCCATCTGAAGATTGGTGACAAGCTCTTGATCTGATTTAgtggatgtttgtttgtctgataAATGATATCCTCAAAATAAATGAccttttttgaaatatatacCTTGTATCTTG harbors:
- the abcc6a gene encoding multidrug resistance-associated protein 1 isoform X2 — protein: MDAFCRLSGLDPLWDWNRTWYTANPDLTQCFQNTVLVWVPCIYLWLLAPFYCLHLYCHDHGRIRTSCLCSSKMVLGFLLASFGFVEFFYILLERSHEIHQHMVFLLSPIIRSMTVILALCIIQLERIRGCRSSVFLFLFWVLAVVCSLVPLRAKIQLAMDEGIASDIVRYLAFFSYFTIQLAQLFLCCFADQPPEGKITFQKNPCPVQDASFLSKILFWWFTGLVVKGYRSPLAAEDLWTLREEDTSRKIISEVEENWTDECAELQKQERALASGVALGSRLPDQAQLLRKLQKEQSSGFFLLRTLARKFGPYFLNGTLCIIFHDAFMFAIPQVLSLLLDFMRDEDAPLWKGYFYATLMFLLSCLQSLFSHQYMYTCFTVGMRVKTAVMGLVYRKSLVINSAARRTCTVGEIVNLVSADTQKLMDFVVYFNAVWLAPIEIALCLFFLWQHLGPSALAGIATVILIFPLNGFIAKKRSKLQEIQMKFMDGRIRLMNEILNGIKILKFYAWEKAFLEKVLGHREKELQALKKSQILYSISIASFNSSSFLIAFSMFGVYVTLDDRNVLDAQKVFVSMALINILKTPLSQLPFAISTTMQAMVSLRRLGKYLCSEELKVENVSKAPSTSDGEDVVIENGTFSWSAEGPPCLKRISIHVPRGSLVAVVGHVGSGKSSLLSAMLGETEKRSGHVSVKGSVAYVPQQAWIQNATVQDNIIFGREKMKTWYHRVLEACALLPDLDILPAGDATEIGEKGLNLSGGQRQRVSLARAVYRKADVYLMDDPLSAVDAHVGQHIFDKVVGPKGVLRDKTRILVTHGMNFLPQADLILVLVDGEITESGSYQELLSRHGAFADFIHTFANTERKESTIQRAGSRRSNARLSMVDFMPFSRDLSQEQLIGGDTTNTNLQNMEPVSETDEEQVPEDLGKLTKADKANTGRVRLAMYKKYFKTIGLVIIIPIVFLYAFQQGASLAYNYWLSMWADDPIVNGTQTDTDLKLTVFGALGFVQGIAIFGTTVAISICGIIASRHLHMDLLINVLHSPMSFFECTPSGNLLNRFSKEIDAIDCMVPEGLKMMLSYVFKLMEVCIIVMMATPFAAVIILPLAFLYAFVQSFYVATSCQLRRLEAVSRSPIYTHFNETVQGASVIRAFGEQSRFIQQANERVDFNQTSYFPRFVATRWLAVNLEFVGNGVVLAAAILSVMGKGSLSPGIVGLAVSHSLQVTGILSWIVRSWTDVENNIVSVERVNEQIGVSKAAPCPWLGPRVVLSSSRTTGCSTVKALSWL